A genomic segment from Pyxidicoccus trucidator encodes:
- the dacB gene encoding D-alanyl-D-alanine carboxypeptidase/D-alanyl-D-alanine-endopeptidase — MRRVLLVPLLASLCLAGCFRDRRPEGPSFPSLAKSLFDTLEDEGSLASAYVVDAVTGEPLYTHREHVRLLPGSTMKVVSTASVLSALGADFRYQTPVALKGALADGLFLGDVVVEAAGDPSLGSWRFPETALACEQVADAMHARGIRQWRGQVRVRGTDESDVPFGPGWAWDDAAYAYSAAPTSFVFRENVVDLSLSRADGVDCAQPPTVQLTPAFASLPAVVSVDMSAERANLSCVRQRGGPGVRCVWRSPANQCPRSATVKLAVDDPQVLFSACVEEALLQRGVRRLPMTLEAPAPLRPPVPEPLVTLVSPPLSELVKATNKESLNLYAERLGLRFTRERTGTETYTALRSALAGELTRRGIPTRDLRPVDGSGLSRYNMATARGLVRVLFTSLREPYGAALVDSLSVAGQDGTLATRPVTPSTAGRIRAKTGSLSGQRCFVGVVDRPGDPLHPRVVFALMLGNMDEGTALPSSEAFDRFAAALVELPLR; from the coding sequence ATGCGCCGCGTCCTCCTCGTCCCGCTGCTGGCCTCCCTCTGCCTCGCCGGTTGCTTCCGGGACAGGCGGCCGGAGGGGCCCTCCTTCCCCTCGCTCGCGAAGTCCCTCTTCGACACGCTGGAGGACGAGGGCTCCCTGGCGAGCGCCTACGTCGTGGACGCGGTGACAGGCGAGCCGCTCTACACCCACCGCGAGCACGTGCGCCTGCTGCCCGGGTCCACCATGAAGGTGGTCTCCACCGCGTCGGTGCTCTCCGCGCTGGGGGCCGACTTCCGCTACCAGACGCCGGTGGCGCTGAAGGGCGCCCTGGCCGACGGCCTCTTCCTGGGGGACGTGGTGGTGGAGGCCGCCGGAGACCCGTCCCTGGGCTCGTGGCGCTTCCCGGAGACGGCGCTGGCCTGCGAGCAGGTGGCGGACGCGATGCACGCGCGCGGCATCCGCCAGTGGCGCGGGCAGGTGCGCGTGCGCGGCACCGACGAGTCCGACGTCCCCTTCGGCCCGGGCTGGGCGTGGGACGACGCCGCGTATGCCTACAGCGCCGCCCCCACCTCCTTCGTCTTCCGGGAGAACGTGGTGGACCTGTCGCTGTCCCGCGCGGACGGCGTGGACTGCGCGCAGCCGCCCACCGTGCAATTGACGCCCGCCTTCGCGTCGCTGCCCGCCGTGGTCAGCGTGGACATGAGCGCCGAGCGCGCCAACCTCTCCTGTGTGCGTCAGCGCGGCGGGCCCGGCGTGCGCTGCGTGTGGCGCTCGCCCGCCAACCAGTGCCCGCGCTCCGCCACCGTGAAGCTGGCGGTGGACGACCCGCAGGTCCTCTTCTCCGCGTGCGTGGAGGAGGCCCTGCTCCAGCGCGGCGTGCGACGGCTGCCCATGACGCTGGAGGCGCCCGCCCCGCTCCGCCCGCCCGTGCCCGAGCCGCTCGTCACCCTGGTCAGCCCGCCCCTGTCGGAGCTGGTGAAGGCCACCAACAAGGAGTCCCTCAACCTCTACGCGGAGCGGCTGGGACTGCGCTTCACCCGCGAGCGCACCGGCACGGAGACCTACACGGCCCTGCGCTCCGCCCTGGCCGGGGAGCTCACCCGCCGGGGCATCCCCACCAGGGACTTGCGGCCGGTGGATGGCAGCGGCCTGTCCCGCTACAACATGGCCACCGCGCGAGGGCTGGTGCGCGTCCTGTTCACCAGCCTGCGGGAGCCCTACGGCGCCGCGCTGGTGGACAGCCTGTCCGTGGCCGGCCAGGACGGCACGCTCGCCACCCGGCCCGTCACCCCGAGCACCGCCGGCCGCATCCGCGCGAAGACGGGCAGCCTCTCCGGACAGCGCTGCTTCGTGGGGGTGGTGGACCGCCCTGGAGACCCGTTGCACCCGCGCGTCGTCTTCGCGCTGATGCTGGGCAACATGGACGAGGGCACCGCGCTGCCCTCCAGCGAGGCCTTTGACCGCTTCGCGGCGGCGCTGGTGGAGCTGCCCCTGCGCTGA